One genomic window of Candidatus Kuenenia stuttgartiensis includes the following:
- a CDS encoding HigA family addiction module antitoxin yields MIEYYTKRPLNRPPIHPGEILCEDVLSALGISISEAARKSGISRQQLHRVLSCTHPITTEMTLSIGKFAGNSHGLWLRMQQAYDLWYAQQ; encoded by the coding sequence ATGATAGAATATTACACTAAACGTCCTTTAAATCGCCCACCGATTCATCCCGGTGAAATTCTGTGTGAAGATGTGCTTTCAGCGCTTGGAATTTCTATAAGCGAAGCCGCACGAAAATCAGGTATTTCCAGACAACAGTTGCACCGTGTCCTATCCTGCACTCATCCCATTACAACGGAGATGACGCTTAGTATCGGAAAGTTTGCCGGCAACAGCCATGGGCTTTGGTTGCGCATGCAGCAAGCATATGATTTGTGGTATGCGCAACAATGA
- a CDS encoding class I SAM-dependent rRNA methyltransferase: MTITYIYKTIEKALSFRKGYIDNAHTNVYRLLNSYGDNLPEATIDIYDNTVLVQYFKTHEDRTKKEIYEAVQKLISPECIIEKERLKGRDVVTRLISGKEIPDNYVVIENGIQFCTSFNDGGGTGLYLDQRDNRKKVQSFARGKEILNCFCYTSSFSVYACAGGAAKTTNIDLSGKAIAWSKNNYVLNQIDVNNHDFIAGDVWEYFKIFQKRGKEFDVIILDPPSFSTSKLRTFTVEKDFPELVGLGLNILRENGILVFSTNIAKMTLSRLFQSLPKIKSHTKKLFKVINVSSQGLDFPVDGIYVNEPYLKFIMFSC, translated from the coding sequence ATGACAATAACATACATATATAAAACAATAGAAAAGGCATTGTCTTTCAGAAAAGGTTACATAGATAACGCTCATACCAATGTGTATCGTTTACTAAATTCTTATGGCGACAATCTGCCGGAGGCAACGATTGATATCTATGACAACACTGTCCTTGTGCAATATTTTAAAACACACGAAGACCGCACAAAAAAGGAAATTTATGAAGCGGTACAAAAACTAATATCTCCCGAATGTATAATAGAAAAGGAAAGATTAAAGGGAAGAGACGTTGTCACCCGCTTAATATCGGGGAAAGAAATCCCAGATAATTATGTTGTCATTGAAAATGGAATACAGTTTTGCACTTCTTTTAATGATGGAGGCGGAACCGGGCTATATTTAGACCAGCGGGATAACAGGAAAAAGGTGCAATCTTTTGCTCGCGGCAAAGAGATTTTGAACTGTTTTTGTTATACATCGTCATTTTCCGTTTACGCATGCGCAGGAGGTGCAGCAAAAACAACAAATATCGATCTATCCGGAAAGGCAATAGCGTGGAGCAAAAATAATTACGTATTGAATCAAATTGATGTCAATAATCATGATTTTATTGCCGGAGACGTGTGGGAATATTTTAAAATATTCCAAAAAAGGGGGAAAGAATTTGATGTGATAATTCTGGACCCGCCCAGCTTCTCGACAAGCAAGTTGAGGACATTTACTGTGGAAAAAGATTTTCCTGAATTGGTTGGTTTGGGACTCAACATTCTTAGAGAAAACGGAATCCTTGTATTTTCAACAAATATTGCCAAAATGACTCTATCGAGGCTATTTCAGTCGTTGCCAAAAATTAAGTCCCATACTAAGAAGTTATTTAAAGTCATTAATGTTTCATCGCAAGGACTTGATTTTCCTGTTGATGGCATTTATGTAAATGAACCCTACTTGAAATTTATTATGTTCTCCTGTTAA
- a CDS encoding general glycosylation pathway protein, which yields MSGIKDISDRMGRVVYGLISLSLGLISFAMMVVALWGIWVSVHEKTLLEKALLDAIGLIVIGMAVFDVSKFLAEEEVFNSGGAKSPTKQRESLLKFLAIIAIAVSLEALVFIFDAGKKEISSLIYPTFLLIAAVSVVVGLGVYQKLTRNDGDSSQNNL from the coding sequence ATGAGTGGAATAAAAGATATATCCGACCGAATGGGGCGAGTTGTTTATGGCCTAATTAGTTTAAGCCTAGGGCTTATAAGTTTCGCAATGATGGTGGTTGCCTTATGGGGCATTTGGGTCTCAGTACACGAAAAAACCCTTCTTGAGAAAGCTCTTCTTGATGCAATTGGTTTGATTGTGATTGGAATGGCAGTCTTTGATGTTTCCAAGTTTTTGGCGGAGGAAGAGGTCTTTAACAGTGGTGGCGCGAAATCGCCCACAAAACAGAGAGAGAGCTTATTAAAGTTTCTCGCCATCATTGCCATCGCTGTAAGTCTGGAAGCCCTGGTGTTCATTTTTGATGCCGGGAAAAAAGAAATTAGTAGTTTGATTTATCCAACATTTTTGTTAATCGCTGCGGTTTCGGTGGTGGTCGGTCTTGGTGTGTATCAAAAACTGACTCGGAATGATGGGGATTCATCGCAAAACAACCTATAG
- a CDS encoding phage integrase N-terminal SAM-like domain-containing protein, with product MTSQEDLMDGEEKIEQFLTHLAVKSCVAPSTQNQAMNALVFLYKKVLKGNYSACLSKSTIYGKNPLIYASCLYIAIQLLDNICDFGLFCHIW from the coding sequence ATGACCAGTCAAGAGGATTTAATGGACGGTGAAGAAAAAATAGAACAATTTTTGACCCACCTTGCCGTGAAATCTTGCGTTGCCCCTTCTACCCAAAACCAGGCTATGAACGCACTTGTATTTTTGTATAAGAAGGTTTTAAAAGGTAACTATTCAGCGTGTTTGAGTAAAAGTACAATATATGGCAAAAACCCATTAATTTACGCTTCTTGTCTATATATAGCAATACAACTTCTGGATAATATCTGTGATTTTGGCCTTTTTTGTCATATATGGTAG
- a CDS encoding NADP-dependent glyceraldehyde-3-phosphate dehydrogenase, which produces MKDMAFTPVLRADHALPEQYRISKPMDQREYLCNGTIKNWTGPRQDVLSPICDMHNGTIQQRRIGSYPLLTEQQAIETLEAACQAYDHGRGTWPTMSIAERITHVKGFTGRMKERRADVVKLLMWEIGKTLPDAQKEFDRTVDYITDTIDALKDLDRVSSRFVIEQGVIGQIRRVPLGVVLCMGPFNYPLNETFTTLIPALIMGNVVIFKPPKLGVLLHHPLLEAFRDSFPKGVVNTVYGKGQRVIGPIMKSGKVDVLAFIGSSRVADILKQQHPKPHRLRCVLGLEAKNAGIVLKDADLDLAVKECVLGSLSFNGQRCTALKMLFVHKEIADAFITKFSDAVDRLKSGMPWDEGVQITPLPEPNKTTYLTELIEDACSKGARVVNKDGGVVRQTFIVPAVVFPVGPGMRLFSEEQFGPVVPIATFSNIEEPMNYVIQSDYGQQVSLFGSNTNLIGEIIDTMVNQVCRVNINSQCQRGPDTFPFTGRKDSAEGTLSVSDALRVFTIRTLVAAKETEANRQILKTIVTERKSRFLSTDFIL; this is translated from the coding sequence ATGAAAGATATGGCGTTCACCCCAGTGCTTCGCGCGGATCACGCTCTGCCGGAGCAGTATCGCATTTCAAAACCAATGGATCAGCGAGAATACCTCTGCAATGGTACAATCAAGAACTGGACAGGACCACGGCAAGATGTGCTGTCCCCGATCTGCGATATGCACAACGGTACCATTCAGCAGAGACGTATCGGCAGCTATCCTTTGCTCACGGAGCAACAAGCAATCGAGACCCTTGAGGCCGCCTGCCAGGCGTATGATCACGGGCGGGGTACATGGCCAACCATGTCGATTGCGGAACGGATCACGCATGTGAAGGGGTTTACCGGACGGATGAAGGAGCGAAGAGCTGATGTTGTCAAACTTCTGATGTGGGAGATTGGAAAGACACTTCCTGATGCGCAGAAGGAATTCGATAGGACGGTTGACTACATAACGGACACCATTGATGCGCTGAAAGACCTGGATCGTGTTTCATCGCGGTTTGTTATTGAGCAGGGAGTGATCGGCCAGATCCGCCGTGTGCCACTTGGCGTGGTGCTTTGCATGGGGCCTTTCAACTACCCGCTCAATGAAACATTCACAACCCTGATACCTGCCCTCATCATGGGCAATGTGGTTATTTTCAAACCGCCGAAACTAGGCGTCTTACTCCATCACCCACTTCTTGAGGCATTCCGGGATTCCTTCCCCAAAGGCGTGGTTAATACCGTCTATGGTAAAGGGCAGAGAGTTATTGGCCCCATTATGAAATCCGGCAAAGTCGATGTGCTCGCCTTCATTGGGAGCAGCCGGGTTGCCGATATTCTCAAACAGCAACATCCAAAACCGCATCGCCTGCGCTGCGTGCTCGGTCTTGAGGCCAAGAACGCCGGAATTGTCTTGAAGGACGCTGACCTGGACCTCGCTGTGAAAGAATGTGTATTGGGATCTCTCTCCTTCAATGGTCAACGTTGCACAGCCCTCAAGATGCTCTTCGTTCATAAAGAGATTGCCGATGCGTTCATAACGAAGTTCAGCGACGCTGTTGATAGGCTCAAGAGTGGAATGCCGTGGGATGAAGGCGTTCAGATCACGCCGCTGCCTGAACCCAACAAAACGACCTACCTCACGGAACTGATAGAGGACGCTTGCAGCAAAGGAGCACGAGTAGTCAATAAGGATGGCGGCGTCGTAAGGCAGACCTTCATTGTTCCAGCCGTTGTATTCCCCGTAGGCCCTGGCATGAGATTGTTTTCCGAGGAGCAGTTCGGCCCGGTTGTACCGATTGCTACGTTCAGCAACATCGAAGAGCCAATGAACTACGTAATTCAATCAGACTACGGTCAGCAAGTCAGCCTATTCGGGAGCAATACGAATCTTATTGGCGAAATCATAGACACTATGGTGAATCAAGTATGCCGGGTAAACATAAACAGTCAGTGTCAGCGTGGCCCTGACACATTTCCCTTCACAGGCAGGAAGGATTCCGCAGAAGGAACGCTATCCGTTTCGGATGCGCTGAGGGTCTTTACCATTCGGACGCTTGTAGCAGCGAAAGAGACCGAAGCAAACAGGCAAATCCTAAAGACCATTGTCACGGAGCGGAAATCACGATTTCTCTCGACGGACTTTATCCTCTGA
- the sugE gene encoding quaternary ammonium compound efflux SMR transporter SugE has translation MAWIILVIAGLFETGWAIGLKYTEGFTRLWPTVWTVLAMIISLWLLGIALKSLPIGTAYAILVGVGTVGTVALGIVLFGESTNTARLISIALIIAGIVGLKLATPA, from the coding sequence ATGGCGTGGATCATTCTTGTTATTGCGGGACTGTTTGAGACTGGCTGGGCGATCGGGTTGAAGTACACCGAGGGGTTCACCCGATTGTGGCCTACGGTCTGGACAGTCTTGGCGATGATTATCAGTCTTTGGTTACTGGGCATTGCCTTGAAGTCGCTTCCGATTGGCACCGCTTACGCCATTTTGGTAGGAGTTGGAACCGTCGGAACCGTTGCGCTAGGCATCGTACTGTTTGGAGAATCTACGAATACTGCCCGGCTCATCAGCATTGCTCTGATTATTGCCGGTATCGTCGGGCTTAAGCTTGCGACACCGGCCTAA